A window of the bacterium genome harbors these coding sequences:
- a CDS encoding DUF2029 domain-containing protein: protein MAKKRILLIIIALLGCVYVLFNGGYSLLAIKEFSAGRFDGDFEHYYASAIRLSRGENPYKDSLQPTLNELDIAATDSNTHATNPPALILLTVPFTLLSPLLAFWLWNLFQVSFFILGASTFAKTLDMRCKSVMVGAIGIIFSYPFLFHIRHGQTQLLIAGIIMWALSLIQRRPQLGSWLLGVCASIKLFTLPLILIALGTTYKNKPFNVRALFVFTLGFLLLPLTAELFSQECLHVTYISNVLPYIRSLHFEISQGVSLSFLFFFLYWKFAFNFDAPSDISETILPLVGGLSGGLLLILIAYEYFNDQQQRNLTRSALFILTACILCSPVAWPHYFVLLYPALIYLWSKAMAKGQPRAETVLLLYLMTALTFGYIPSLPTISAIWGPLVMGCYLYVLRAPSKGMTRTG from the coding sequence ATGGCTAAAAAGAGAATACTCCTAATAATAATTGCTCTGCTCGGATGCGTATATGTTCTATTCAATGGGGGATATTCGCTTCTGGCAATTAAGGAGTTCTCTGCTGGTCGATTCGATGGTGACTTTGAGCACTATTATGCCAGTGCCATTCGGCTGTCACGCGGTGAAAATCCCTATAAAGATTCACTTCAGCCAACACTGAATGAACTCGACATAGCCGCCACAGATTCAAATACCCATGCGACAAATCCACCCGCACTTATCCTCTTAACAGTTCCTTTCACGCTGTTGAGCCCGCTCCTTGCCTTCTGGCTATGGAATCTTTTTCAAGTATCGTTTTTTATCTTAGGCGCCTCTACTTTCGCTAAGACCTTAGACATGCGCTGTAAGTCAGTTATGGTAGGAGCAATTGGCATCATATTTTCCTATCCCTTTCTTTTCCATATCCGGCACGGTCAAACGCAGCTTCTCATTGCTGGAATTATAATGTGGGCATTATCTCTCATCCAAAGACGCCCTCAACTGGGAAGCTGGCTTCTTGGGGTATGTGCATCAATAAAGTTATTTACATTACCACTGATACTGATTGCCTTAGGTACAACATATAAGAATAAACCATTCAATGTTCGCGCCCTCTTTGTTTTTACTCTCGGATTTTTACTTTTGCCTCTAACAGCGGAATTGTTTTCTCAAGAGTGCTTGCACGTGACTTATATTAGTAATGTGCTTCCCTATATACGGTCACTCCATTTCGAGATTTCTCAAGGTGTCTCTCTTTCTTTTTTGTTCTTTTTTCTCTATTGGAAGTTCGCCTTCAACTTTGATGCACCATCAGATATTTCTGAAACCATTCTTCCCCTGGTCGGCGGGCTCTCTGGAGGTCTTTTATTAATTCTTATTGCATATGAGTATTTCAACGACCAGCAACAACGTAATCTGACGAGAAGTGCCTTATTTATTCTTACTGCTTGTATTTTATGCTCGCCAGTAGCTTGGCCCCACTACTTTGTTTTGTTATATCCAGCCCTCATCTATCTCTGGTCCAAGGCCATGGCAAAGGGTCAGCCAAGAGCTGAGACTGTCCTCCTTCTTTATTTGATGACCGCTCTCACCTTTGGATATATACCGAGTCTCCCGACCATAAGTGCAATCTGGGGTCCCCTGGTAATGGGCTGCTACTTGTATGTTCTGAGAGCTCCGAGCAAAGGAATGACAAGGACAGGGTGA
- a CDS encoding methylmalonyl-CoA mutase gives MKERKKKFLTQSGLEIPAHFGEDSQKAGEYPFTRGIHDTMYRSRLWTMRQYAGFGTARETNERYRLLLKRGSSGLSVAFDLPTQMGRDPDHPLSLGEVGKVGVSISTLEDMRELFDQIPLKDVSVSMTINSTAAILLAFLIVVAEEQGVTSGELRGTTQNDILKEYIARGTYIYPPEGALRITTDMFGYCASHLPQWNTISISGYHIREAGSTAIQELAFTFANGIAYVESALNAGLKVDDFAQRLAFFFNCHNDFLEEIAKFRAARRIWARLMKERFGAKNSRSLMLRFHTQTAGSSLTAQQPMNNVVRTTIQAMAAVLGGTQSLHTNSYDEALGLPTEESATLALRTQQIIAEESGIPSFIDPFGGSFAVEELTGQIESAVNEELERIESLGGMVKAILDGYPQEAIEKAAYQYQREIEDKDRIIVGVNGYIEEKEESTTPILKVDSSLETRQREKLKTTKDKRDTDSVKASLEELRGVAKSGSNVMPALIKAARVGSTLGEMSDVFREVYGVYAG, from the coding sequence GTGAAAGAGCGAAAGAAGAAGTTCCTTACTCAGTCAGGCCTAGAAATTCCCGCTCATTTTGGCGAGGATTCACAGAAAGCTGGTGAATATCCGTTCACTCGTGGCATACACGACACCATGTACAGGAGTCGGTTGTGGACTATGCGGCAATATGCCGGATTCGGAACCGCTCGTGAGACTAATGAGCGGTATCGTCTACTCCTGAAGAGAGGTTCATCAGGTCTGAGCGTTGCTTTTGATCTTCCTACTCAGATGGGAAGAGACCCCGATCACCCTCTCTCCTTGGGGGAGGTCGGAAAGGTTGGCGTCTCGATTTCGACGCTAGAAGATATGCGTGAGCTTTTCGACCAGATTCCCCTGAAAGATGTCTCGGTCTCAATGACGATAAACTCGACGGCAGCTATTTTACTGGCATTTCTGATTGTGGTTGCAGAAGAGCAGGGCGTTACGTCAGGAGAGCTAAGGGGGACAACCCAGAATGACATTCTCAAAGAGTATATAGCGCGCGGAACTTATATATATCCTCCAGAGGGAGCTCTTCGCATCACTACTGATATGTTCGGATATTGTGCGTCGCACTTACCTCAATGGAATACCATTAGCATCTCAGGCTATCATATTAGAGAAGCTGGAAGCACCGCGATACAAGAACTCGCCTTCACCTTTGCCAATGGAATTGCGTATGTCGAATCAGCCTTGAATGCCGGTCTAAAGGTGGATGATTTTGCCCAACGGTTGGCGTTTTTCTTTAATTGTCACAATGATTTCCTTGAGGAAATTGCAAAATTTCGGGCTGCCCGACGAATTTGGGCGAGGCTGATGAAAGAGCGTTTCGGTGCAAAGAATAGCCGTTCATTGATGCTCAGATTCCATACACAGACAGCGGGGAGTAGCCTTACTGCCCAACAACCGATGAATAATGTCGTTCGAACCACAATTCAGGCGATGGCTGCTGTTCTTGGTGGCACTCAGTCTCTTCATACGAATAGCTACGATGAGGCGCTGGGACTGCCAACGGAGGAAAGTGCCACCCTTGCGCTGAGAACTCAGCAGATAATAGCAGAGGAGTCAGGGATTCCGTCTTTTATCGATCCATTCGGAGGCTCGTTCGCGGTCGAGGAGCTTACTGGACAAATTGAGAGTGCCGTGAACGAGGAGTTAGAGCGCATTGAATCACTCGGGGGTATGGTAAAGGCGATTCTTGATGGTTATCCACAGGAAGCCATCGAGAAAGCGGCTTATCAGTATCAACGTGAGATAGAGGATAAGGACCGCATTATCGTTGGTGTAAATGGGTATATCGAGGAAAAAGAAGAATCGACCACGCCTATTCTGAAAGTAGATTCTTCGCTAGAGACTCGACAGAGAGAAAAGCTAAAAACAACGAAAGACAAAAGAGATACAGATTCTGTGAAGGCCTCGCTTGAGGAATTACGAGGAGTGGCAAAAAGTGGATCAAATGTAATGCCAGCCCTGATTAAAGCGGCAAGGGTGGGTTCAACTCTTGGTGAAATGAGCGATGTTTTTCGTGAAGTCTATGGAGTCTATGCAGGCTAA